One window from the genome of Caloranaerobacter sp. TR13 encodes:
- a CDS encoding CpsD/CapB family tyrosine-protein kinase, which yields MDQIRLVTQENPKSPVAEAFRTLRTNIQFSNVDKELKSILITSPGPGEGKSTTIVNLAVTMAQNDKRVLLIDCDLRKPRIHKNFGISNSKGLTTILSENIDYKEILHSIGIGLQLDVLTSGPIPPNPSELLGTKKMKAFLEKVEADYDIVLIDSPPVGMVTDAAVLSTITDGVILVCAAGQSIIEGAKNAKALLQKVKANILGVVLTKVPIGDGKYYKYHYYSYYYDYFNDENNEEKGRRRKKAEANA from the coding sequence GTGGACCAAATAAGACTTGTAACTCAAGAAAATCCTAAATCTCCAGTGGCAGAAGCGTTTAGGACATTGAGAACAAATATTCAGTTTTCAAATGTAGATAAGGAATTAAAAAGTATACTTATAACTAGTCCAGGACCAGGCGAGGGTAAGAGTACAACTATAGTTAATTTAGCTGTAACTATGGCTCAAAATGATAAACGAGTTTTACTTATAGATTGTGACCTTAGAAAGCCTAGAATACATAAAAACTTTGGAATTTCAAATAGTAAAGGGCTGACAACAATCTTATCAGAAAATATAGATTATAAGGAAATATTACATTCTATAGGTATTGGATTACAATTAGATGTATTGACTTCAGGACCTATTCCGCCAAATCCTTCTGAACTTTTAGGTACTAAGAAGATGAAGGCATTTTTAGAAAAGGTTGAAGCAGATTACGATATAGTACTTATAGATTCACCACCTGTTGGTATGGTAACAGATGCAGCTGTATTATCTACAATTACAGATGGGGTTATTTTAGTTTGTGCAGCTGGTCAGTCTATTATAGAAGGTGCTAAGAATGCCAAGGCATTATTACAGAAGGTAAAAGCAAATATTTTAGGCGTAGTATTGACAAAAGTTCCTATTGGAGATGGAAAGTATTATAAATATCATTATTACAGCTATTATTATGATTATTTTAACGATGAAAATAATGAAGAAAAAGGAAGGAGAAGAAAGAAGGCTGAAGCAAATGCATGA